A genomic window from Bradyrhizobium lupini includes:
- a CDS encoding NAD-dependent epimerase/dehydratase family protein — MTILVTGSAGHLGEGLLRTLRGRDSSVRGIDLKPSPFTDAVGSIVDSDFVRAQMDGVTAVIHTATLHKPHVATHSKQDFVDTNVTGTLNLLEAAVAAGVRSFVFTSTTSAFGSQLRPEAGQAAVWVTEDLPPIPKNIYGTTKLMAETLCELFCRERGLPVVVLRTSRFFPEDDDDPAMRSAYAPENAQANELLYRRLDIADAVSAHLLAAERAPDIRFARYILSATSPFEQRHLAALARDAAGVVRELYPDCAELYAARGWRLFPAIDRVYVNERVRHELGWRPEFDFAHVLKCLRDDRDFRSTLARDVGLKGYHETIFDDGPYPVAP, encoded by the coding sequence ATGACAATTCTGGTCACAGGCAGCGCGGGCCATCTCGGCGAGGGTCTTCTCCGCACGCTCCGCGGGCGCGATTCGTCTGTGCGTGGGATTGACCTGAAGCCATCGCCCTTCACCGATGCCGTGGGCTCGATCGTCGATTCCGACTTCGTCCGGGCCCAGATGGACGGCGTCACCGCGGTGATCCACACTGCGACCCTGCACAAGCCGCATGTGGCGACCCACAGCAAGCAAGACTTTGTCGACACCAACGTCACCGGCACGCTCAACCTGCTTGAAGCGGCCGTGGCCGCCGGCGTGCGCAGTTTTGTCTTTACCAGTACCACCAGCGCGTTTGGCTCGCAGCTTCGCCCCGAGGCGGGCCAAGCCGCGGTGTGGGTCACCGAGGACCTGCCGCCGATTCCGAAGAACATCTACGGCACGACCAAGCTGATGGCTGAGACTCTCTGCGAGCTGTTCTGTCGCGAGCGCGGCCTGCCTGTCGTGGTCTTGAGGACCTCGCGCTTCTTCCCGGAAGACGATGACGATCCGGCGATGCGGTCGGCTTACGCGCCGGAGAATGCGCAGGCCAACGAGCTGCTCTATCGCCGGCTGGATATCGCGGACGCGGTGAGCGCCCATCTGCTCGCCGCCGAGCGCGCGCCGGACATCCGGTTTGCCCGCTACATCCTGTCGGCCACGAGCCCGTTCGAGCAGCGCCACCTCGCCGCGCTGGCGCGCGATGCGGCCGGTGTGGTGCGCGAGCTCTATCCGGATTGTGCGGAGCTCTATGCGGCGCGAGGTTGGCGGCTGTTCCCCGCGATTGACCGCGTCTATGTCAACGAGCGCGTGCGGCACGAACTCGGCTGGCGGCCCGAATTCGACTTTGCGCATGTCCTGAAATGCCTTCGCGATGACCGCGATTTTCGCAGCACGCTGGCGCGCGATGTCGGGTTGAAAGGCTATCATGAGACGATTTTCGACGATGGTCCTTACCCCGTCGCCCCGTAG
- a CDS encoding sorbosone dehydrogenase family protein: MKFHRSVFQSVLALAAVALLAGTSVGHAQQQDKNKPLKKYESGTKEFWTHPPDDWFLGDETEAQKGLAPPSGPPTGASDAELANIVKKVKLPPGFKMEVYASGVLAARQMAWGDKGTLFVGSFGLGNVYAIKDNNGKKEVKTILKGLNMPTGLAVKDGALYVIAVDKLIRYDDIENKLDNPGEGKVVYDDMPSYAAHGWKYIAVDKEGWFYIPFGPPFNIGIPPTSVSQIRRVDPKTGNAEIYALGVRNSVGGDVDPRTGKFWFTENARDWISDDLPSDKLNMISKIGEHFGYPYCHQGDLPDTKFAMGHKCSEFTPPVLNLGAHVAPLGMKFYTGDQFPAEYKNNILIAEHGSWNRHKYQGGRIMRVIVGPDGKNAKQEVFASGWIEGDQGYLGRPDDIILAKDGSILVADDWAGAIYRISYSKK, encoded by the coding sequence ATGAAATTCCATCGATCCGTCTTTCAATCCGTCCTGGCGCTTGCAGCGGTTGCCCTTCTCGCGGGGACAAGCGTCGGTCACGCGCAGCAGCAGGACAAGAACAAGCCGCTGAAGAAATACGAATCCGGCACCAAGGAGTTCTGGACCCATCCGCCGGACGACTGGTTCCTCGGCGACGAGACCGAGGCGCAGAAGGGCCTGGCGCCGCCGTCGGGTCCGCCCACCGGCGCGTCCGACGCCGAGCTCGCCAATATCGTCAAGAAGGTCAAGCTGCCGCCGGGCTTCAAGATGGAGGTCTACGCCTCCGGCGTGCTGGCCGCGCGGCAGATGGCCTGGGGTGACAAGGGCACGCTGTTCGTCGGCTCGTTCGGCCTCGGCAACGTCTATGCGATCAAGGACAACAACGGAAAGAAAGAGGTCAAGACGATCCTCAAGGGCCTGAACATGCCCACGGGTCTGGCCGTCAAGGACGGTGCCCTCTACGTCATCGCGGTCGACAAGCTGATCCGCTACGACGACATCGAAAACAAGCTCGACAATCCCGGCGAGGGCAAGGTCGTCTATGACGACATGCCGTCCTATGCCGCGCATGGCTGGAAATACATCGCGGTCGACAAGGAAGGCTGGTTCTACATTCCGTTCGGACCGCCCTTCAACATCGGCATTCCCCCGACCAGCGTGTCGCAGATCCGCCGCGTCGATCCCAAGACCGGCAATGCGGAAATCTATGCGCTCGGCGTTCGCAACTCGGTCGGGGGCGACGTCGATCCGCGCACCGGCAAGTTCTGGTTCACCGAGAATGCCCGCGACTGGATCAGCGACGATCTGCCCTCAGACAAGCTGAACATGATCAGCAAGATCGGCGAGCACTTCGGTTATCCCTACTGTCACCAGGGTGATCTGCCGGATACCAAGTTCGCGATGGGCCACAAATGCTCCGAGTTCACGCCGCCCGTGCTGAACCTCGGCGCTCACGTCGCTCCGCTGGGCATGAAGTTCTATACCGGCGACCAATTCCCGGCCGAGTACAAGAACAACATCCTGATCGCCGAGCACGGCTCCTGGAATCGTCACAAGTACCAGGGCGGCCGCATCATGCGCGTGATCGTCGGTCCCGATGGCAAGAACGCCAAGCAGGAGGTGTTCGCCTCCGGCTGGATCGAGGGCGACCAAGGCTATCTCGGCCGTCCCGACGACATCATTCTCGCCAAGGACGGCTCGATCCTGGTCGCCGACGACTGGGCCGGCGCGATCTACCGCATCAGCTACAGCAAGAAGTAG
- a CDS encoding cytochrome c translates to MRRQFISHAISAVALLALGSLPTSAADNAAIKEKAAVCAGCHGENGISQTENIPSLAGQPDQFLQWQLVFFRAGSRKNDQMQPIAEEITNEDVRNLGAYFAALTPPTAAEDKDPDLSKKGAQVAAGRRCASCHTDSFAGTKAVARLAGQREEYLVKALHDYKSSQRVGGGGAAMADVAYHMSDEEITAVSHYLAYFK, encoded by the coding sequence ATGCGCCGGCAGTTCATCTCGCACGCAATCAGCGCGGTCGCGCTCCTCGCGCTCGGTTCTCTCCCCACAAGCGCCGCCGACAATGCCGCGATCAAGGAGAAGGCCGCCGTCTGCGCCGGCTGTCACGGCGAGAACGGCATCTCGCAGACCGAGAACATTCCTTCGCTCGCGGGCCAGCCCGATCAATTTCTGCAATGGCAGCTCGTGTTTTTCCGCGCCGGCTCGCGCAAGAACGACCAGATGCAACCCATCGCCGAGGAAATCACCAACGAGGACGTCCGCAATCTCGGCGCCTATTTCGCCGCGCTGACGCCGCCCACAGCGGCGGAGGACAAGGATCCGGACCTGTCGAAAAAGGGCGCCCAAGTTGCCGCCGGCCGCCGCTGCGCCTCATGTCATACGGATAGCTTTGCCGGCACCAAGGCCGTCGCGCGGCTGGCGGGCCAGCGCGAGGAATACCTGGTCAAGGCGCTGCACGACTACAAGAGCAGCCAGCGCGTCGGCGGCGGTGGCGCTGCGATGGCCGATGTCGCCTATCACATGAGCGATGAGGAAATCACCGCCGTCTCGCACTATCTCGCGTATTTCAAATAG
- the panE gene encoding 2-dehydropantoate 2-reductase — protein MRILVVGAGAIGGYFGGRLLQAGRDVTFLVRPRRASELASAGLVIKSPNGDVTLKNPPTIQADALKDKFDVVLLSCKAFDLDDAIKSFAAAVGPNTAIIPMLNGMKHLDILDDKFGKERVLGGLCAIAATLNEKREVVQLQPMQSINYGERDGELSDRVKAIDEAFKSGIAGATASQNIVQDMWEKWVFLSSLAASTSLMRTSVGNILAAPGGRDFLLGMLDETSAIATASGYTPGGPFFERVKGNLTTEGSPMTASMFRDVKAGLPVEADHVIGDLIARADAAKVPVPKLRIAYTHLKAYEKQRVG, from the coding sequence ATGCGTATCCTCGTGGTCGGCGCTGGCGCCATCGGCGGCTATTTTGGTGGCAGGCTGTTGCAGGCCGGCCGCGACGTCACCTTCCTGGTCCGGCCGCGGCGCGCCAGCGAGCTCGCGAGCGCCGGCCTCGTCATCAAAAGCCCGAACGGCGACGTGACCTTGAAAAATCCGCCGACCATTCAGGCCGACGCGCTCAAGGACAAGTTCGACGTCGTGCTGCTGAGCTGCAAGGCCTTCGACCTCGACGACGCCATCAAATCGTTCGCGGCAGCAGTCGGGCCCAATACGGCGATCATCCCGATGCTCAACGGCATGAAGCATCTCGATATCCTCGACGACAAGTTCGGCAAGGAGCGCGTGCTCGGTGGCCTCTGCGCCATCGCCGCGACGCTCAACGAGAAGCGCGAGGTGGTGCAGCTCCAGCCGATGCAGTCGATCAATTACGGCGAGCGCGACGGCGAGCTGTCGGATCGCGTCAAGGCGATCGACGAGGCCTTCAAGAGCGGCATCGCTGGGGCCACCGCCAGCCAGAACATCGTGCAAGACATGTGGGAAAAGTGGGTGTTCCTTTCCTCGCTGGCCGCGTCCACCAGCCTGATGCGCACCTCCGTCGGCAATATTCTCGCCGCTCCCGGCGGCAGGGATTTCCTGCTCGGCATGCTGGACGAGACCAGCGCGATCGCCACCGCGTCGGGCTACACGCCGGGCGGGCCGTTCTTCGAGCGCGTGAAGGGCAACCTCACCACCGAGGGTTCACCGATGACGGCCTCGATGTTCCGCGACGTCAAGGCGGGCCTGCCGGTCGAGGCCGATCACGTCATCGGCGACCTCATCGCTCGCGCCGATGCCGCCAAGGTGCCGGTGCCGAAGCTGCGCATCGCCTACACGCATTTGAAAGCGTATGAGAAGCAGCGGGTGGGGTAG
- a CDS encoding 2-hydroxychromene-2-carboxylate isomerase — MILTRTAPQFLFDFGSPNAYLSHLAIPAIEQRIGVKFEYVPILLGGIFKSTNNKSPAETLAGIKNKREFHAVETERFVKRFQVQPYVMNPFFPVNTLNLMRAAIAAQLEGVFETYVEAAFHHMWREPKKMDDPEIAAKALASSGLDAQKLFARAGEPEVKGRLIKNTEEAVARGAFGSPTFFVGNEMFFGKEQLREVEEMVSGK, encoded by the coding sequence ATGATTTTGACCCGCACAGCCCCGCAATTCCTGTTCGATTTCGGCAGTCCGAACGCCTATCTCAGCCATCTCGCGATCCCCGCCATCGAGCAGCGCATCGGCGTCAAATTCGAATATGTGCCGATCCTGCTCGGCGGCATCTTCAAATCGACCAACAACAAGTCCCCCGCCGAGACGCTTGCCGGCATCAAGAACAAGCGCGAATTCCACGCGGTCGAGACCGAGCGCTTCGTCAAGCGCTTCCAGGTGCAGCCCTATGTCATGAATCCGTTCTTCCCCGTCAACACGCTGAACCTGATGCGCGCAGCGATCGCGGCGCAGCTCGAGGGCGTGTTCGAAACATACGTCGAAGCCGCCTTCCACCACATGTGGCGCGAGCCGAAGAAGATGGACGATCCGGAAATCGCCGCGAAGGCGCTGGCGTCCTCCGGCCTCGACGCGCAAAAGCTGTTCGCTCGCGCCGGGGAACCGGAGGTGAAGGGCAGACTGATCAAGAACACCGAGGAGGCTGTCGCGCGGGGCGCGTTCGGCTCGCCGACCTTCTTCGTCGGCAACGAGATGTTCTTCGGCAAGGAGCAGTTGCGCGAGGTCGAGGAGATGGTGTCGGGGAAGTGA
- a CDS encoding MATE family efflux transporter: protein MKGQSMSAAKPLWKSFLRFLAPLMLSNALQSLFGTVSNVYLGQMIGIDALASVSVFFPVMFFLFAFVMGLSTGATVLIGQAYGAGEQGRIKLIVGTTLAIGLLLSIAIALIGGIFSRQLMMMLATPADILDQASAYARIMLLTMPLGFVFLLMTAMIRGVGDALTPLLALALSTAIGLILTPMLIRGSFGLPAAGITSPAWAAAIANALTLVALAAYLLRRKHALAPDAALLRHLRLNRVVLGQILGIGLPSAIGMVVMAIAELVLLGLVNGFGSNATAAYGAVNQVMGYTQFTAMSISIAVSILGAQAVGRGDRAGLDGIVRTGLAFNIVLTGGLVALIYLAPRAVLGIFITDDAVLELAKSLLNIALWSSVPFGLATVFSGAMRAAGVALTPMLLAVFAIMAIELPSAVILSRTIGLQGVWAAYPIVFCAMFLLQMGYYLLVWRKRTIRRLT, encoded by the coding sequence ATGAAAGGCCAATCCATGTCCGCAGCCAAGCCGCTCTGGAAAAGTTTTCTGCGCTTCCTGGCACCGTTGATGCTGAGCAACGCGCTGCAATCACTGTTCGGCACCGTCAGCAACGTCTATCTCGGCCAGATGATCGGGATCGACGCGCTTGCATCGGTCTCGGTGTTCTTTCCGGTGATGTTCTTCCTTTTCGCCTTCGTCATGGGGCTGAGCACCGGCGCCACGGTGCTGATCGGCCAGGCCTATGGTGCGGGCGAGCAGGGCCGGATCAAGCTCATCGTCGGCACGACGCTCGCAATCGGCCTGCTGCTCTCGATTGCAATTGCACTGATCGGCGGCATCTTCAGCCGGCAATTGATGATGATGCTCGCAACGCCCGCAGACATTCTCGACCAGGCTAGCGCCTATGCCCGCATCATGCTGCTCACCATGCCGCTCGGCTTCGTCTTCCTGCTGATGACGGCGATGATCCGCGGCGTCGGTGACGCGCTGACGCCTTTGCTGGCGCTGGCCTTGTCGACCGCGATCGGCTTGATCCTGACGCCGATGCTGATCCGCGGGTCGTTCGGATTGCCGGCGGCCGGCATCACCAGCCCGGCCTGGGCGGCAGCGATCGCCAACGCGCTGACGCTGGTCGCGCTGGCGGCCTATCTGCTGCGGAGAAAACATGCCTTGGCACCGGACGCTGCACTGCTGCGCCATCTGCGGCTCAATCGTGTGGTGCTGGGACAGATCCTCGGCATTGGACTGCCGAGCGCGATCGGCATGGTGGTGATGGCGATCGCCGAGCTGGTGCTGCTCGGCCTCGTCAACGGCTTCGGCTCGAACGCCACCGCAGCCTATGGCGCGGTCAACCAGGTGATGGGCTACACGCAGTTCACGGCGATGTCGATTTCGATAGCAGTCTCCATCCTCGGCGCCCAAGCGGTCGGCCGCGGCGACAGAGCGGGGCTCGACGGCATCGTGCGCACCGGACTTGCGTTCAACATCGTCTTGACGGGCGGGCTGGTGGCGCTGATCTATCTCGCGCCGCGCGCCGTGCTCGGCATCTTCATCACGGATGACGCCGTGCTCGAGCTGGCCAAGAGCTTGCTCAACATCGCACTGTGGAGCTCGGTGCCGTTCGGCCTGGCGACGGTGTTTTCCGGCGCGATGCGCGCTGCCGGCGTGGCACTGACGCCAATGCTGCTCGCGGTCTTCGCCATTATGGCGATCGAGCTGCCATCCGCAGTGATCCTGAGCCGCACGATTGGCCTTCAGGGTGTGTGGGCCGCCTATCCGATCGTGTTCTGCGCCATGTTCCTTTTGCAGATGGGCTATTACCTTCTGGTGTGGCGCAAGCGGACGATCCGGCGCCTGACCTGA
- a CDS encoding DUF2239 family protein translates to MAMIPMQKTFTAFQGHRRLVSGPAGEVALVIKRMTERPDEPIIIFEDATGRSIDFDLRGGDREVLARLAKLVPPPVEDTASPSEPRGRGRPKLGVVAREVTLLPRHWEWLSAQAGGASVALRKLVEEARRASGDKDRERQARDAAYHFMSTMAGNLPQFEEASRALFADDRRRFTGLIADWPADIRDHIVKLAYSDRA, encoded by the coding sequence ATGGCAATGATTCCAATGCAGAAGACTTTCACCGCTTTCCAAGGGCATCGCCGTCTGGTCTCCGGGCCGGCAGGAGAGGTCGCGCTGGTCATCAAGAGGATGACGGAGCGACCGGACGAGCCCATCATCATCTTCGAGGACGCCACGGGCAGATCGATCGACTTCGATCTGCGCGGCGGAGACCGGGAGGTGCTGGCGCGGCTGGCGAAGCTTGTGCCGCCCCCGGTTGAGGACACCGCATCGCCGAGCGAGCCGCGCGGTCGCGGCCGGCCGAAGCTCGGCGTGGTCGCGCGCGAGGTGACGCTGCTGCCGCGGCACTGGGAGTGGCTCAGCGCGCAAGCAGGCGGCGCCTCGGTCGCACTACGGAAACTTGTCGAAGAGGCGCGGCGTGCCAGCGGCGACAAAGACCGCGAGCGGCAGGCGCGCGATGCGGCCTATCACTTCATGTCGACCATGGCCGGCAATCTGCCGCAGTTCGAGGAAGCATCGCGCGCGCTGTTTGCGGATGATCGGCGGCGTTTCACCGGACTGATCGCAGATTGGCCCGCCGACATCCGCGACCACATTGTCAAGCTCGCCTACAGCGACCGCGCTTAG
- a CDS encoding glutathione S-transferase family protein, with product MLTVHHLNNSRSQRVLWLLEELGVPYEIVRYQRQPDMRAPKELRAIHPLGKSPVITDNGNTIAESGAITEYLIATYGNGRLVPPPNTPERLRFTYWLHYAEGSAMQPLLLKLLFTLMPKRAPALLRPLVRKVSNQALTALVNPQLKQHMDYWEGELGKTEWFAGNEFTAADIQMSFPLEAAQARGGLELGHPKAMAFLERIHARPAYSRALEKGGPYQVGR from the coding sequence ATGCTGACCGTTCATCACCTCAACAATTCCCGCTCGCAGCGCGTGCTGTGGCTGCTCGAAGAGTTGGGCGTGCCTTACGAGATCGTGCGCTATCAGCGCCAGCCGGACATGCGCGCGCCGAAGGAGCTCCGCGCCATCCATCCACTCGGCAAGTCGCCCGTTATCACGGACAACGGCAACACCATCGCCGAATCCGGCGCGATCACCGAATATCTCATCGCCACCTATGGCAACGGCCGGCTGGTCCCGCCGCCGAACACGCCGGAGCGGCTGCGCTTCACCTACTGGCTGCACTATGCGGAAGGCTCGGCGATGCAGCCGCTGCTGCTCAAGCTGCTGTTCACGCTGATGCCGAAGCGCGCGCCGGCGTTGCTCCGCCCGCTGGTGCGCAAGGTCTCGAACCAGGCGCTGACTGCGCTGGTCAATCCGCAGCTCAAGCAGCACATGGATTACTGGGAAGGCGAGCTCGGCAAGACCGAGTGGTTCGCCGGCAACGAGTTCACCGCCGCCGACATCCAGATGAGCTTTCCGCTCGAAGCTGCCCAGGCGCGCGGCGGGCTCGAGCTCGGCCACCCCAAGGCGATGGCGTTCCTGGAGCGCATTCATGCACGGCCGGCTTACAGCCGCGCCCTCGAAAAGGGCGGGCCGTATCAGGTGGGGCGATAG
- a CDS encoding MFS transporter, producing the protein MTTVDPNQRIERAEIEDTSLLAFYRDMNAPERRTFWACAAGWALDGMDFMIYPLVIGTIVALWKVDAGSAGLAGTVTLLASAIGGWLGGYLSDHIGRVRTLQITIIWFSFFSLICAVVQNFEQLLIARAVLGLGFGGEWAAGAVLMGEAIRPQYRGRAVGSVQSGWAVGWGLAVLSQAILFSALPAETAWRWMFVIGALPALLVFYIRRSVTEPEIAAEARAKQAASGNRPALWEIFSGPILKTTILASLMATGCQGGYYAVTFWVPQFLTKERHLSIVGSTGYLSTLIIGSFIGYLTGAWLADRIGRRNLFLTFSIGAMAVVLLYTQLPLTNEILWVLGFPLGFFASGYFSGVGAFLTELYPTRLRGSGQGFCYNFGRGIGALFPFLVGALSATTSLANAIAIFAVVAYALFFIAAFALPETRGRVLHAD; encoded by the coding sequence ATGACCACCGTTGATCCGAACCAGCGCATCGAACGCGCCGAGATCGAGGACACCAGCCTTCTTGCCTTCTATCGCGACATGAACGCGCCGGAGCGGCGGACATTCTGGGCGTGCGCCGCGGGCTGGGCGCTCGACGGCATGGACTTCATGATCTACCCGCTGGTGATCGGCACCATCGTCGCGCTGTGGAAGGTCGATGCGGGATCGGCTGGCCTCGCCGGCACCGTGACGCTGCTGGCCTCCGCCATCGGCGGCTGGCTCGGCGGCTATCTCTCCGACCATATCGGCCGGGTCAGAACGCTCCAGATCACCATCATCTGGTTCTCGTTCTTCTCGCTGATCTGCGCGGTCGTGCAGAATTTCGAACAGCTCCTGATCGCACGCGCGGTGCTGGGCCTCGGCTTCGGCGGGGAGTGGGCGGCGGGCGCCGTGCTGATGGGTGAAGCGATCCGGCCGCAATATCGCGGGCGAGCGGTCGGCTCGGTGCAGTCAGGCTGGGCGGTCGGCTGGGGCCTCGCGGTGCTGTCGCAGGCGATCCTGTTCTCGGCCTTGCCGGCGGAGACGGCGTGGCGCTGGATGTTCGTGATCGGCGCGCTACCGGCGCTGCTGGTGTTCTACATCCGCCGCTCCGTGACCGAACCGGAGATCGCGGCCGAGGCCCGCGCCAAGCAGGCCGCGAGCGGCAATCGTCCGGCGCTCTGGGAAATTTTCTCGGGCCCGATCCTGAAGACCACGATCCTGGCGTCGCTGATGGCGACGGGCTGCCAGGGCGGCTATTACGCCGTCACCTTCTGGGTGCCGCAGTTCTTGACCAAGGAGCGGCACCTGTCGATCGTCGGCTCGACCGGCTATCTCTCGACCCTGATCATCGGCTCCTTCATCGGCTATCTCACCGGCGCCTGGCTCGCCGACCGGATCGGACGGCGCAATCTGTTCCTGACCTTCTCGATCGGCGCGATGGCGGTTGTGCTGCTCTACACGCAGCTGCCGCTCACCAACGAAATCCTGTGGGTGCTCGGCTTCCCGCTCGGCTTTTTCGCCTCGGGCTATTTCTCCGGCGTCGGCGCATTCCTGACCGAGCTTTATCCAACGCGGCTGCGCGGCTCGGGCCAGGGATTTTGCTACAATTTCGGCCGCGGCATTGGCGCGTTGTTTCCGTTCCTGGTCGGAGCGCTGTCGGCGACGACGTCGCTTGCGAATGCGATCGCGATCTTCGCAGTGGTGGCTTACGCGCTGTTCTTCATCGCCGCCTTCGCGCTGCCGGAGACGCGCGGGCGCGTGCTGCACGCGGACTGA
- the ggt gene encoding gamma-glutamyltransferase yields the protein MMSSFSTRRTFFAFLATLAFGLPTATAQDARRAYVPPALDTVHAVPAEHGMVVAQEKISAQVGADILRRGGNAVDAAVATGFAMAVTYPRAGNIGGGGFMVIHSTERNEDITIDYRETAPAATTPQIFLGADGKPDAAKSRDSALGVGVPGTVAGLALALEKYGSGRFTLAQLLEPAIVLARDGFLVGDDIADTLPGWHKRLVRWPSSAQIFSRPDGTPLGEGDKLVQSDLAETLSAVAAQGPRGFYEGPVAEKLAKAVTDAGGIMTSADLKSYQAVIRAPVRGTYRGYDIVSMPLPSSGGVVLVETLNILEGFQLADLKQGSPASLHLLIEAMKRAYADRARYLGDPAFVNAPIGTLTGKDYAAKLRATISADRATPSKQLVSTAASPHEGSNTTHFSVIDGGGNAVSNTYTLNFSYGVGLVADGTGVLLNNELDDFTAAVGASNAYGLVGFEPNLPGPGKRPLSSMSPTIVLKDGKPVLVTGSPGGSRIISTVLQVIVNVLDYNMEVAAAVAAPRLHHQWLPDEVRVESGFPDNVLLELKAMDHHIVAPMGQTSANSIAVTANGPLGAPDPRTRGAEAAGQ from the coding sequence ATGATGTCGTCTTTTTCGACACGGCGGACATTTTTCGCCTTCCTTGCCACTCTGGCGTTCGGACTTCCGACCGCGACCGCGCAGGATGCGCGGCGGGCCTATGTGCCGCCCGCGCTCGACACCGTGCACGCCGTTCCCGCCGAACACGGCATGGTCGTAGCGCAGGAGAAAATCTCCGCGCAGGTCGGCGCCGATATCTTGCGGCGCGGCGGCAATGCCGTCGATGCCGCGGTCGCGACCGGCTTTGCGATGGCCGTGACCTATCCGCGCGCCGGCAATATCGGCGGCGGCGGCTTCATGGTGATTCATTCCACCGAGCGCAACGAAGACATCACGATCGATTATCGCGAGACCGCGCCGGCTGCGACGACGCCGCAGATTTTCCTCGGCGCCGACGGCAAGCCCGATGCGGCGAAGTCGCGGGATTCCGCGCTCGGCGTCGGCGTGCCTGGCACCGTCGCGGGTCTTGCGCTGGCCCTGGAAAAATATGGCTCGGGGCGGTTCACGCTGGCGCAACTGCTCGAGCCCGCGATCGTGCTCGCCCGCGACGGCTTCCTCGTCGGCGACGACATTGCCGACACGCTGCCGGGCTGGCACAAGCGGCTGGTGCGCTGGCCCTCCTCGGCCCAGATCTTCTCGCGGCCTGATGGCACGCCGCTTGGCGAAGGCGACAAGCTGGTGCAGAGCGATCTCGCCGAAACGCTGTCGGCTGTCGCCGCACAGGGCCCGCGCGGTTTCTATGAGGGGCCGGTCGCGGAAAAACTTGCCAAGGCCGTGACTGACGCGGGCGGCATCATGACGTCGGCCGATTTGAAATCGTATCAGGCTGTGATCCGCGCGCCGGTGCGCGGCACCTATCGCGGCTATGACATCGTGTCGATGCCGCTGCCGTCGTCGGGCGGCGTGGTGCTGGTGGAGACGCTCAATATCCTCGAAGGTTTTCAGCTCGCCGATCTGAAGCAGGGATCGCCGGCCTCGCTGCATCTGTTGATCGAGGCCATGAAGCGCGCCTATGCGGACCGGGCGCGCTATCTCGGCGATCCCGCCTTCGTCAACGCGCCGATCGGGACGCTCACCGGCAAAGATTACGCCGCCAAGCTGCGGGCAACCATCTCCGCGGATCGCGCCACGCCGTCGAAACAGCTCGTTTCCACCGCGGCCTCACCGCATGAGGGCAGCAACACCACGCATTTTTCCGTCATCGACGGCGGCGGCAACGCCGTCAGCAACACCTATACGCTGAACTTCAGCTACGGCGTCGGCCTCGTCGCCGACGGCACCGGCGTGCTGCTCAACAACGAGCTCGACGATTTCACCGCAGCGGTCGGCGCTTCCAATGCCTATGGCCTCGTCGGGTTCGAGCCCAATTTGCCCGGGCCGGGCAAGCGGCCGCTGTCCTCGATGTCGCCGACCATCGTCCTGAAGGACGGCAAGCCGGTGCTGGTGACGGGCTCGCCGGGCGGCAGCCGCATCATCTCGACAGTGCTCCAGGTGATCGTCAACGTCCTCGATTACAACATGGAGGTCGCCGCCGCCGTGGCCGCACCGCGACTGCATCACCAATGGCTGCCCGACGAGGTCCGGGTCGAGAGCGGCTTTCCCGATAATGTGCTGCTCGAGCTGAAGGCGATGGATCATCACATCGTCGCGCCGATGGGGCAGACATCGGCGAATTCGATCGCGGTGACCGCCAACGGGCCGCTCGGCGCGCCCGATCCACGCACCCGGGGCGCGGAAGCAGCGGGGCAGTAA